The Xenorhabdus poinarii G6 nucleotide sequence CTGGTTTTTCATCATCACTCATGGCCTTTTTGAAGCCTTTAATTGATGCCCCTAAGTCTGATCCCAAAGTACGAAGCTTATTCGTGCCAAACAACAGAACGACGATGACGGCAATAATGAGCAATTGCCAAATACTTATCCCCATACTGATCTACCTCTCATCAGAATATTACCAGTGATTAAATTATAAACCTTA carries:
- the tatA gene encoding Sec-independent protein translocase subunit TatA, with translation MGISIWQLLIIAVIVVLLFGTNKLRTLGSDLGASIKGFKKAMSDDEKPDQSGEASRDADFETKNLTEKSTIAQSEKSESKSKDKEQV